The following proteins are encoded in a genomic region of Microbacterium sp. NC79:
- a CDS encoding thiamine pyrophosphate-binding protein — protein sequence MSTVSAHVAHALAAHTDHIFGVMGNGNAYFLDALERSGSVTFTAVRHEMGGVVAADAYYRAGGGLAVATATYGAGFTNTLTALAEAAQARIPLVLVVGDEPTSGPRPWDVDQIALAAAVGARTYTVGRTDAAATTIIAIEHALNFRVPVVLALPYDVSAIEAGEVPALPELRRPAPITIQGDVMHAHVTAAAAALTAAKKPYLLAGVGAWLADAGEALGELAAATGALTSSTALGRGIFPEQQYDLGVTGGFGAEGAMELIREADVAVVFGAGLNQFTMRFGELFAPGTTVIQVDTAPAATHPHVGSFIRGDAAIVAHAITAQLGERTGEPWREQVDIAAALQREPGDAQAADGRLDPRSLAIRLAELLPEDRVVVTDGGHFLGWGNMYWPVASPDRHMMIGTAYQSIGMGFPSVVGAARAKPEATVVLNSGDGGGLMALADLESAVRAAAGHGIGVIWNDAAYGAEVNLYGLKGLATGPMLIPEVNFAGLAEAVGAEGVVVRTLSDLDRLAEWVTIDPSERKFLMLDCRISGTIIAPYQEEIIRVNTSPTIVSENSR from the coding sequence ATGTCTACCGTTTCTGCGCACGTTGCGCACGCTTTGGCCGCCCACACCGATCACATCTTCGGGGTGATGGGCAATGGCAATGCTTACTTCTTGGATGCGCTTGAGCGCTCCGGGTCTGTCACGTTCACCGCTGTCCGTCATGAGATGGGTGGCGTGGTCGCTGCTGACGCCTATTACCGGGCAGGCGGCGGACTGGCCGTAGCCACAGCCACCTACGGCGCTGGCTTCACCAACACGCTCACAGCGCTTGCCGAAGCTGCCCAAGCTCGCATCCCGCTCGTGCTCGTTGTCGGCGATGAGCCAACGAGTGGCCCCCGCCCGTGGGACGTCGACCAGATTGCGCTTGCTGCCGCTGTTGGCGCCCGCACCTATACCGTCGGGCGCACGGATGCTGCCGCCACCACCATCATTGCGATTGAGCACGCCCTCAACTTCCGTGTACCTGTCGTTCTCGCACTGCCGTACGATGTCTCCGCAATCGAGGCGGGCGAGGTTCCGGCGTTGCCCGAACTTCGCCGCCCTGCACCCATCACGATTCAGGGCGACGTCATGCACGCGCACGTGACTGCGGCCGCTGCTGCCCTGACCGCCGCGAAGAAGCCGTATCTCCTCGCCGGAGTTGGTGCGTGGCTCGCGGATGCGGGCGAGGCACTGGGCGAGCTAGCCGCAGCAACCGGCGCACTCACCTCATCGACGGCGCTCGGCCGCGGTATTTTCCCTGAGCAACAGTACGATTTGGGAGTCACCGGCGGCTTTGGGGCTGAAGGCGCGATGGAACTCATTCGCGAGGCCGACGTTGCCGTCGTGTTTGGTGCGGGCTTGAACCAGTTCACGATGCGTTTCGGTGAGCTCTTTGCCCCCGGCACCACGGTGATTCAGGTCGACACCGCACCCGCCGCCACCCACCCGCACGTTGGCTCCTTCATCCGCGGCGATGCCGCCATCGTTGCCCACGCCATCACGGCGCAGCTCGGTGAGCGCACCGGTGAACCGTGGCGCGAGCAGGTCGATATCGCCGCGGCTCTCCAGCGCGAGCCCGGCGACGCACAGGCAGCCGACGGGCGCCTCGATCCCCGCTCACTGGCGATTCGCCTGGCCGAACTGTTGCCAGAGGACCGGGTCGTTGTCACCGATGGTGGGCACTTCCTCGGTTGGGGCAACATGTACTGGCCGGTGGCGTCCCCCGACCGCCACATGATGATTGGCACGGCATACCAGTCGATTGGAATGGGCTTTCCGAGCGTCGTCGGTGCGGCACGCGCCAAGCCCGAGGCCACGGTCGTGTTGAACTCCGGTGACGGCGGCGGCCTGATGGCACTCGCTGACCTCGAATCGGCCGTGCGCGCTGCCGCGGGTCACGGCATCGGCGTGATCTGGAACGACGCGGCCTATGGTGCCGAAGTCAACCTCTATGGACTCAAGGGCCTCGCCACCGGCCCGATGCTGATCCCCGAGGTCAATTTCGCGGGCCTTGCCGAGGCCGTCGGCGCTGAAGGCGTCGTCGTGCGCACGCTCAGCGACCTGGATCGCCTCGCCGAGTGGGTCACGATCGACCCGAGTGAACGCAAGTTCCTGATGCTGGACTGCCGGATTTCCGGAACCATCATCGCGCCGTACCAGGAAGAGATCATCCGGGTAAACACGTCGCCAACGATCGTCTCGGAGAACAGCCGCTAG
- a CDS encoding glyceraldehyde-3-phosphate dehydrogenase, with protein MNDFDAHQKSWNSNEELAERMIPHIGALHRDRGVVTSIHGQRLMGLSTTGIIEAHEKASQLGHSELALDETLAVLEQIHELSPHTASIDVARLVSERPADAELDAYLREQLAEVLNGSERAPERDVVLYGFGRIGRLLARILISHAGGGTGLRLRAIVVRKGADNDIAKRASLLARDSVHGPFEGSVTVDEEKNQIIANGVRVQVIYANDPAAIDYTEYGIDNAIVVDNTGRWRDEEGLSQHLQSTGVSRVLLTAPGKGAIKNIVHGINDSSITDADAIVSAASCTTNAITPVLAAIDEAYGIVQGHVETVHSFTNDQNLIDNFHKGDRRGRSAVLNMVITETGAAKAVSKALPQLEGKLTGSAIRVPTPDVSLAVLHLTLERPADRDQANDYLRRVSLHSKLRQQIDYVESAEIVSTDFVGSHRAGIVDGLATIANDKTMILYVWYDNEYGYSRQVIRVLERMAGTHPVVLPHRRDVRLEG; from the coding sequence ATGAACGATTTCGACGCCCACCAGAAGTCTTGGAACAGCAACGAAGAGCTGGCCGAGCGGATGATCCCGCACATTGGTGCCCTGCACCGCGACCGCGGCGTGGTGACATCCATTCACGGTCAGCGCCTGATGGGTCTGTCGACCACCGGCATCATCGAGGCTCACGAAAAGGCGAGCCAGCTCGGCCACAGTGAGCTCGCGCTCGATGAAACTCTCGCCGTGCTCGAGCAGATCCACGAGCTTTCGCCGCACACCGCGTCGATTGACGTGGCACGTCTTGTCAGCGAACGCCCCGCCGATGCCGAGCTTGACGCCTACCTGCGTGAGCAGCTTGCCGAGGTGCTCAACGGTTCCGAGCGCGCACCAGAGCGCGACGTTGTGCTTTACGGTTTCGGCCGCATCGGTCGTCTGCTTGCGCGCATTCTCATTTCGCACGCTGGCGGCGGCACCGGCCTGCGTCTGCGCGCGATCGTCGTGCGCAAGGGTGCAGACAACGACATTGCCAAGCGTGCTTCGCTGCTGGCTCGCGACTCGGTGCACGGACCCTTCGAAGGTTCCGTCACGGTTGATGAAGAAAAGAACCAGATCATCGCCAACGGCGTACGCGTTCAGGTGATTTACGCGAACGACCCGGCTGCGATCGATTACACGGAGTACGGCATCGACAACGCGATCGTCGTCGACAACACGGGCCGCTGGCGCGATGAGGAGGGCCTCAGCCAGCACCTCCAGTCGACCGGTGTGTCGCGTGTGCTGCTGACCGCTCCCGGTAAGGGCGCGATCAAGAACATCGTGCACGGCATCAATGACTCGTCGATCACCGACGCTGACGCAATTGTGTCGGCAGCATCGTGCACGACGAACGCGATCACGCCGGTGCTTGCCGCGATTGACGAGGCCTACGGCATTGTGCAGGGGCACGTCGAGACGGTGCACTCGTTCACGAACGACCAGAACCTGATTGACAACTTCCACAAGGGCGACCGCCGCGGCCGCTCGGCGGTTTTGAACATGGTCATCACGGAGACGGGTGCGGCGAAGGCCGTGTCGAAGGCGCTGCCGCAGCTGGAAGGCAAGCTGACCGGTTCCGCTATTCGCGTTCCTACCCCCGATGTTTCGCTCGCCGTGCTGCACCTGACGCTGGAGCGTCCGGCAGACCGCGACCAGGCGAACGACTACCTGCGTCGCGTTTCGCTGCACTCCAAGCTGCGTCAGCAGATTGACTATGTCGAGTCGGCCGAGATCGTGTCGACCGACTTCGTCGGCTCGCACCGCGCCGGCATCGTCGACGGCCTCGCGACGATCGCGAATGACAAGACCATGATTCTCTACGTTTGGTACGACAACGAGTACGGCTACTCGCGTCAGGTGATCCGCGTGCTCGAGCGCATGGCAGGCACCCACCCGGTCGTGCTGCCGCACCGCCGCGACGTGCGCCTGGAAGGCTAA
- a CDS encoding crosslink repair DNA glycosylase YcaQ family protein — protein MTDVLQRRLESHLLGRVQGASLVDTARHMMATQAQELWGGKFALSARTAGAPTAADVDAAFDRGDLVRTWPFRGTLHVLAATDVEFALTVARDRIVSRTTAPHRERLGLENDDYSRAERIVRGALAAGPLTRAEVFDAMLAGGLDPAGNRGTHLIVAIALRGVVHWGPTVDHVSGSATQQLLRLNDELPAQTPVPEHRDAEMYRRYLRGHAPATPEDFAWWSGFTLTQARAAAAEIADEVDVDDAGRQTLREPAVGVVAVVPRSEQLLASFDEYYMSYRDRTLTCAPEFISTVGPSKNGRVEPILVRDGVVVATWKRDRTMVVFDETLTAGEREAALASYREHIA, from the coding sequence ATGACCGATGTGTTGCAGCGCCGCCTGGAGAGCCATCTGCTTGGTCGGGTGCAGGGTGCGTCGCTCGTCGACACCGCCAGGCACATGATGGCGACGCAGGCTCAAGAGCTGTGGGGTGGCAAGTTTGCGCTGTCGGCGCGAACCGCCGGTGCGCCCACCGCCGCTGACGTTGATGCGGCGTTTGATCGCGGAGACCTGGTGCGCACATGGCCGTTTCGCGGCACACTTCATGTGTTGGCTGCGACCGACGTGGAGTTCGCACTGACGGTGGCCCGTGATCGCATCGTGTCACGCACAACCGCGCCACACCGCGAGAGGTTAGGGCTGGAGAACGATGACTATTCGCGTGCCGAACGCATCGTGCGTGGCGCGCTCGCTGCTGGGCCGCTGACGCGCGCCGAGGTGTTCGACGCGATGCTCGCCGGCGGGCTTGATCCTGCTGGCAACCGCGGCACGCATCTGATCGTCGCAATTGCGTTGCGTGGTGTGGTGCACTGGGGCCCGACGGTAGATCACGTGTCAGGCAGCGCCACCCAGCAACTTCTGAGACTGAACGATGAGTTGCCAGCGCAGACCCCGGTTCCGGAGCATCGTGACGCCGAAATGTACCGCCGCTACCTCCGCGGCCACGCGCCCGCGACGCCGGAAGATTTTGCGTGGTGGAGTGGGTTCACGCTGACGCAAGCGCGGGCGGCTGCCGCAGAGATTGCCGATGAGGTCGACGTGGATGATGCGGGCCGTCAGACACTTCGTGAGCCGGCGGTGGGCGTCGTTGCGGTGGTGCCGCGATCAGAGCAGTTGCTGGCGTCGTTCGATGAGTACTACATGTCGTATCGCGACCGCACGCTCACGTGCGCGCCCGAGTTCATCTCCACGGTGGGGCCGTCAAAGAATGGCAGGGTCGAGCCGATTCTGGTGCGAGACGGCGTCGTCGTTGCGACATGGAAGCGCGATCGAACCATGGTTGTGTTTGACGAGACTCTCACTGCTGGCGAGCGAGAAGCGGCGCTCGCCAGCTACCGCGAGCACATCGCATGA
- a CDS encoding MFS transporter yields the protein MSPKSAWVGLTVLSIAVFGAITIEVAPIGLLPDIMTAFGVNKATAGLLVSMYAGLIAVSSVPLTRLTRRVARKPLLLITLAIFSTSNLWAAVADSFEMLVAARTLGGLAHSLFFAVVIGYAARIAPVGQTGRAIALVATGTSIGIVLGLPAGTALGELIGWRATFASLGILVGLCGVMAMILLPPVSHDAEAGKQFVPGGGRLIIVAGLAGLCFLGYYTLYTYVSPMLLDAGLAKPWLSGALVAFGIAGFIGIRLVAPHLDRHPFAFMVFVPATLVALQAGIAIAYPALWPLLIVVFLWTGAFGPVNSTYQNMLVRVGKDNPEMAGAWINSMCNLGIGAGGAIGGVLVMGSGYAGASLTGAGIIAIALAIAVLGRRALTRA from the coding sequence GTGTCGCCGAAGTCTGCCTGGGTCGGTCTCACCGTCTTATCGATCGCAGTCTTTGGCGCCATCACCATTGAGGTCGCGCCCATCGGCCTGCTGCCCGACATCATGACGGCGTTCGGAGTCAATAAGGCCACAGCGGGCCTGCTCGTCTCGATGTACGCCGGCCTCATTGCCGTGTCATCGGTTCCGCTCACGCGGCTCACCCGCCGGGTGGCTCGCAAGCCCCTTTTACTCATCACGCTCGCGATCTTCAGCACCTCGAATTTGTGGGCAGCTGTGGCTGATTCTTTCGAAATGTTGGTTGCAGCGCGCACGCTGGGCGGCCTCGCGCACTCGCTCTTCTTCGCCGTCGTCATTGGGTATGCCGCACGCATCGCCCCGGTGGGGCAAACCGGTCGCGCCATCGCGCTCGTCGCGACTGGCACCAGTATCGGCATCGTGTTGGGCCTGCCTGCAGGGACCGCCCTCGGTGAACTCATCGGCTGGCGCGCCACGTTCGCAAGCCTTGGCATTCTCGTGGGTCTGTGCGGTGTGATGGCGATGATTCTGCTGCCTCCCGTGTCACACGACGCAGAGGCGGGCAAACAATTCGTGCCAGGCGGCGGCCGCCTCATCATCGTGGCCGGCCTCGCCGGGCTCTGCTTTCTCGGCTATTACACGCTCTATACCTACGTCAGCCCGATGCTGCTCGACGCGGGCCTCGCCAAGCCCTGGCTCAGCGGCGCGCTCGTTGCGTTCGGCATCGCCGGCTTCATCGGCATCCGTCTCGTCGCCCCGCACCTTGATCGCCACCCATTCGCATTCATGGTGTTTGTGCCTGCAACCCTCGTCGCATTGCAGGCCGGTATCGCCATTGCGTACCCGGCGCTGTGGCCACTCCTGATCGTTGTCTTTCTGTGGACGGGCGCGTTCGGACCGGTCAACTCCACCTACCAGAACATGCTGGTTCGAGTGGGTAAAGATAACCCAGAGATGGCGGGAGCCTGGATCAACTCCATGTGTAACCTCGGCATCGGTGCAGGCGGTGCCATCGGCGGCGTGCTCGTGATGGGTTCGGGTTATGCGGGCGCGAGCCTGACCGGTGCTGGCATCATCGCGATCGCCCTCGCCATCGCGGTACTGGGTAGGCGCGCGCTCACTCGCGCCTAA
- a CDS encoding DUF2079 domain-containing protein — MTTTTKAQAIATGTRRFLPWIAPLAVTAFVSAAYIWYSAWQWNQIAVKSWDLSIFTQLLQQYSQWQEPIVSVKGDGFNLLGDHFHPLLAMLTPVFAIFPHAFTLLVIQALCFGVAAGMFTAVATRVLHSRISGTLLGLAFGLSWGLQYAVEAQFHEIALAVPLLTGATGAIVEKRYRAAVLWAAPLVFVKEDLGLTVLMIGLVIAYLERTIRGLWLALWGVAWFAIAIFVVLPLLNPDGAWAYGSNASPGGFLANPDTWFADPKTHTVLLLLATTAGFLLRSPLTVIMFPTLAWRFLSTNEGYWGPDWHYSTVLMPIAFAVLLDGIQRAATSDRPLLRRYAKHGVAVAVTVAVMLLPQLPLADPLKPGAWERPQRADDAAAIIANIPAGASVETDIGIMSYLVDDHEVFWLGNKNPAPDCLVIDRARGGTPDEWGDVVAVAKHLHPGVEYTHVTTSGDMELACRLG; from the coding sequence CCGCCTACATTTGGTATTCCGCATGGCAGTGGAACCAGATTGCGGTGAAGTCGTGGGATCTCAGCATCTTCACGCAGCTGTTGCAGCAGTATTCGCAATGGCAGGAACCAATCGTCAGCGTGAAGGGTGATGGCTTCAACCTCCTCGGTGATCACTTCCACCCGCTCCTCGCGATGCTGACCCCGGTCTTCGCGATCTTCCCGCACGCGTTTACGCTTCTCGTCATTCAGGCGCTCTGCTTTGGTGTTGCCGCTGGCATGTTCACCGCGGTCGCCACCCGCGTCCTCCACTCCCGCATCAGCGGCACCCTCCTCGGACTCGCCTTCGGCCTCAGCTGGGGTCTGCAGTACGCGGTCGAAGCGCAGTTTCACGAAATCGCACTCGCGGTTCCGCTGCTCACCGGGGCCACCGGCGCCATCGTAGAAAAGCGTTACCGGGCCGCGGTGCTGTGGGCAGCGCCCCTGGTTTTCGTGAAGGAAGACCTGGGCCTCACCGTGCTGATGATCGGTCTCGTCATCGCTTACCTGGAGCGCACGATTCGCGGACTGTGGCTCGCACTGTGGGGCGTTGCATGGTTCGCGATTGCCATCTTCGTCGTGTTGCCCTTGTTGAACCCCGATGGTGCCTGGGCATACGGTTCCAACGCTTCGCCTGGCGGATTCCTCGCGAACCCAGACACGTGGTTTGCCGACCCCAAAACTCACACGGTGCTCCTGCTGTTGGCAACCACGGCAGGGTTCTTGCTGCGCTCCCCGCTCACGGTGATCATGTTCCCCACGCTGGCATGGCGCTTTCTCTCCACGAACGAAGGATATTGGGGTCCAGACTGGCACTACAGCACGGTGCTCATGCCCATCGCCTTTGCGGTGCTCCTTGACGGCATCCAGCGCGCCGCAACCAGCGACAGGCCGCTCCTGCGCCGCTACGCAAAGCATGGTGTCGCCGTCGCCGTCACGGTTGCCGTCATGCTGTTGCCGCAGCTTCCGCTCGCTGACCCGCTCAAGCCGGGGGCGTGGGAACGCCCGCAACGGGCTGACGACGCGGCCGCCATCATCGCCAATATTCCGGCCGGTGCAAGCGTAGAAACCGATATCGGCATCATGTCTTACCTCGTCGACGATCACGAAGTGTTCTGGCTCGGCAATAAGAACCCGGCGCCTGACTGCCTCGTCATCGACCGGGCACGCGGTGGCACGCCCGATGAGTGGGGTGATGTGGTTGCGGTCGCCAAGCACCTGCACCCGGGCGTCGAGTACACGCATGTGACAACGTCTGGCGATATGGAACTGGCCTGCCGACTAGGCTAG